The genomic region aaattaatttatatttttatatttaatttttcccACCAAACATTTGATGGTACAATGATTGCTCTTCTGCGTAAAAGATTCTCTTCACGGGATCTTGAAATCCATCACCTAATGGATGAGTCTTGTTCATAGTCTCTATGTTATGAATTGTTATGTGATATGTGATGTGATATGGTTTAAGTCTGTCTGCATCCTTTATCTTATATCAAGACTAAATTAAAGTCTCTTTTCATATTTGCATATGGTTGTCAGTGAGCTAATTTTCTAGCTAGCACACATAGAGCTTAGTTGGAGTCGGAATATATACTATAAAAACCTATTGGGACAGTCTCGCACGAGGCATGCAATGGGCACTATGTTAGAAATCATCTATTTATCCGTGCAGAGACACACAATAAGCACTCAAGGCATGGTAATAGATATTCACACATTAAGACATGACATATCAGAATACAGTTTAAAACAAACAGAACTCTCATTGTAAGCATCCACTCTTACAAAGCAAGGATTTATCATCGAATTAGTACATCGTCTCTACTAATATATATTATAGACCTCTACTATGATCACCAAGCGGGTGCATGGCGTTAACGATCAAACTAACAAGTAGTCTTAATCCCATAATATATGATGCAGAAGGTGTTCCGAGCCTAACCCAACTCCATCTCTGTCAATCCCCTCGTCATTGGGTTTTCATGCCAAATGTTGAAAAGATACTTGAAGAAACTGAACTCCTCTATGATGACAAGTGAGGGGCAAAGATGGAGCATCGTTTCAAATACATTTATCTGTTCATGAAAATTTATTCAAGGTATTTCATGTTCGTTCAATACTTGCATTGATGATTTTTCAGTTCAACTGTGCTGTTTGCCAATTTTCATCTTTGATATCCATCCCTACTGATTCAAAGACAAGATGAACAACAAGACATAGCTTTCCATTGCCAAGATAGAAATGAGATCGAGTGACTGCAACAGTATAAGTCAAATGTACAAACTACTAACAATGTATACTTCTTGATCCATTTTATAGAGAATCTACGTTAAATGCTAATCATGAAAAAGCTCAAAGAAAATAATAAATTGGCTTATGTAAATCAATATAAAGACCCTCAGTGAAAAATAGTTGTTATAGTTACAAATTATTTACATCATACTCGTGCAAAGAAGATAATGACAAGAGCTTTTTGATGCATCAGAAGTTCATGGGTTCACATAAATAGACTTTGGACACAGCTTAGGTACTCTTAAGTTTACCAATTCTTCATTCACAAGATACAAATGGTTCAGCCTGACATGTTAGCTTGCATTTTCCTTCTAACAAGCATACAAATACTTCAGTTTGTCGTTTCCAAAGTAAATAAAGTTGACATAGATGTATAGATCCTTTCGTCTTTTATGCTTTTGTCACATGATTCCCATCAGAATTCATTGGTTTTCAGCCCTGTCCATTTAATTTTTTCCTTTTTGGAGTACAATAGATATCCAACAATTAAACCACATAAAGTTCCTAGCAGAAATAAAGAGCTCGCCTTCAGGAACCAAATCCAGTTTGAGAAAGCTTTTGTGCTATTCTTTAGATGTATCTCTAGAGCATCATGGACCTGTCCATCATGATTACCAATGTAAGAAAGTGTCAACGTTTCCCTAGTTGCATACAGTCTTGTATAACCAAACTCGCTGCTTCTGTAAACGGACCTAGCAGGTTGCGGGAAGATTGGATCTGTTGGATGGTCGGGCCTAGGCTCCCATTTTGGTTGCCAATCTTGCCCTCCCATTCCAATCACAACGTGCACTGGAAGATTGGCACCATTGTCTAGGGTTCCACATGACATGTTTTTTATTGGACAAAATCTCTCATACTTGTGAACATGACCCCATAAGACAAGATTGACTTTATACTCTACTAGAAGAGGTTCTAAGTGCTCAATCATTTTTTGGCGTAGGGGCGCATCCTTAAGTTCATAGTTACTTGTATACATGGGACGGTGACCTTGAACAACTACGAAGGGAGTCTTTCTTCTGTCAACATTTTTTAAATCTTGCTCTATGAAGGCATATTGATCACTTCCACGTAAAAAATTTGTTTCagtggatatatataagaaatgtaCAACTCCCAAGTCAAATGAATAGTAGAGATTTTTGGTGGGTGGAGCAGCAGTTCCAGTGGGAGCGGAAGAATTACCGGGCATATGAAACTTCAGGCTGTAAGGCACCCCACATTCACCACCACCATCCGTGCCATAAAGTCTACTTGCCCATTCAGGTTTCCATGGTTGTAATGGCCAATCATACTCATGATTTCCTATACAAACATGAAATGGAACCTTGGATGCAAGAGGCTCAATCTGAGTAAAGAACGAATCCCATAACCATTCATAACCTCTGGCATAGCTGATATCACCAATATGTGAAATAAATGTAGGCTTATCTCCAAGTTCTTCTATGTCACGTTTTAGCCATTTGACCGTAAGCTTGCTCTCCTCTTGGGTCCAGAGAAAAGTTCTATACGGAACTGACGTTCccatgtcaccaaaaaggaaggcaaTGGTTTCATCTGAATTTTTGTCTCGAGATATAAAACTTTTAATCAAACTCCAACCACTTTGATCGCTTCCAACCTGTCAAATGAAAAATTCTCCCTAAAATAAACTCATCTCTGAAACAAAAAGCataggaaaatgaaaagaaaataagaaaatattgagGAACAAGCATTTAAGAACTTAGGTCTtgtttatttataaatataaaaataatatatgatTTCTGAATAATCTTTACTAAAGACTGCTTGCAAGCATTAAAACCATAGATGAAAAAGGAATCTAAAGCAAAGAGATTTTTACAGATTTTTCAAAGTTAAATTCTCAAAATTTATACAAGAAGCCAGTAATAAGGTGATTCTACTTGTGATTTTGTCAGAGTAACATATCATCGCCCATAGTTACCATGTGAATCCCTTCACAACCATGTT from Cryptomeria japonica chromosome 3, Sugi_1.0, whole genome shotgun sequence harbors:
- the LOC131045294 gene encoding probable inactive purple acid phosphatase 2 isoform X2, which translates into the protein MVGVARGVTLEAFPRILNASGDNVTLHWEGISSPLDLDWVGIYSPPNSADDHFIGYIFLSSCPNWKKGSCSINLPLINLRSPYEFKIFHWDKSQITNTTPVDSDHNPLPSTANLLAKSQVVTFQNLNHPAQVHLAFTSNEDEMRVMFITKDDFKSYVKYGLEEEGLDEMAEALSITYKQSDMCDAPANTTLGWRDPGYIHDAVMQGLEPGRRYFYQVGSDQSGWSLIKSFISRDKNSDETIAFLFGDMGTSVPYRTFLWTQEESKLTVKWLKRDIEELGDKPTFISHIGDISYARGYEWLWDSFFTQIEPLASKVPFHVCIGNHEYDWPLQPWKPEWASRLYGTDGGGECGVPYSLKFHMPGNSSAPTGTAAPPTKNLYYSFDLGVVHFLYISTETNFLRGSDQYAFIEQDLKNVDRRKTPFVVVQGHRPMYTSNYELKDAPLRQKMIEHLEPLLVEYKVNLVLWGHVHKYERFCPIKNMSCGTLDNGANLPVHVVIGMGGQDWQPKWEPRPDHPTDPIFPQPARSVYRSSEFGYTRLYATRETLTLSYIGNHDGQVHDALEIHLKNSTKAFSNWIWFLKASSLFLLGTLCGLIVGYLLYSKKEKIKWTGLKTNEF
- the LOC131045294 gene encoding probable inactive purple acid phosphatase 2 isoform X1; protein product: MGYIGDAFLMLVSTVVMVGVARGVTLEAFPRILNASGDNVTLHWEGISSPLDLDWVGIYSPPNSADDHFIGYIFLSSCPNWKKGSCSINLPLINLRSPYEFKIFHWDKSQITNTTPVDSDHNPLPSTANLLAKSQVVTFQNLNHPAQVHLAFTSNEDEMRVMFITKDDFKSYVKYGLEEEGLDEMAEALSITYKQSDMCDAPANTTLGWRDPGYIHDAVMQGLEPGRRYFYQVGSDQSGWSLIKSFISRDKNSDETIAFLFGDMGTSVPYRTFLWTQEESKLTVKWLKRDIEELGDKPTFISHIGDISYARGYEWLWDSFFTQIEPLASKVPFHVCIGNHEYDWPLQPWKPEWASRLYGTDGGGECGVPYSLKFHMPGNSSAPTGTAAPPTKNLYYSFDLGVVHFLYISTETNFLRGSDQYAFIEQDLKNVDRRKTPFVVVQGHRPMYTSNYELKDAPLRQKMIEHLEPLLVEYKVNLVLWGHVHKYERFCPIKNMSCGTLDNGANLPVHVVIGMGGQDWQPKWEPRPDHPTDPIFPQPARSVYRSSEFGYTRLYATRETLTLSYIGNHDGQVHDALEIHLKNSTKAFSNWIWFLKASSLFLLGTLCGLIVGYLLYSKKEKIKWTGLKTNEF